GAGCGCAATTTCGGGATCGATTACACGACCACGACGAATATGAAGGAGTTCTACGTGTACCCGCTCTACGCGACTCATTCGAGCGGAAGGTACCAGGATTTCGGCGATGTTTCGCATACCTACTCCATGACCGGGCCGCCGTTTCTCTGGCTGAGCTACCGTCTCAACGACCCCTGGACCTACGCGTATGTGAAACCGTATCTCGACTCAGGCAGGGGAGGCTATCTCGGCTATCTGTGGTACACGGACGGAATCAAGCCACGCATGAGGAACGAGCTGCCGACCTCGAAATTCTTCGAGGGCAAGGGGAACATGGTCATGCGCTCCGACTGGAAGGACACGGGCAGCATAATGATCTTCAAGTGCGGGCCGAATTCCAACCACTATCATCTCGACCAGGGAACCTTCGTGCTCATGACCAACGGCGAGGAACTCCTGAGCGATGCGGGCCACGGCAGCGATTATTATGCGAATCTCTACTATCCCTGCTACTACACACAGGCGGTCGGCCACAACGTGATGCTCGTCGACAGAAACCCCGAAAGCCAGGCCGCCGGGGACTATGAAAACGGCATTGCAGCGCTCCGTGATTACCCGCGGATGACCCGTCATTTTGCCGGTGACATCGCCGACGAGGCCGAGGGAGACCTTACCTGCGTTTATAAAGGCGCGGTTTCGGCTTATACCCGGTCGCTCCTGTACATGAAACCCGGCGTCGTGTTCCTGTTCGACCGTTTAAAGAGCGACAGGGGCCACGAATACGGCTGGCTGTTCCACGCCGAGCATACGAACGGCAAGAGCTCCATTGCGTATTCGGGCAGCACCATGACCATCACGCGGCCTCAGGCGAGCCTCACCATGGATGTGCTCTACCCGGAGATAGTCTCGCATTCGATCACGAATTCCGACCGCGACGAGAGCTTCATAACCCTCATGAGCGCGCCGGGAGTGACCGAAACCTCATTTCTTGCAGTGCTCGCGACATCGTCGTCCGGTACACCGGAGAAAACGAAATCGGAGCTCCTGGAGGGCGACGACTGGATCGGAGGTCGTGTCGAGACACACGGTGAGACGACGATGGCGTTCTTCAGGAACGATGGTTCCGCCGGTACTCTGGTTCCCGAAGGATTCGAAGCCGAAGCGAACCGGTTCGCCATAACCACGGACAGGGCAGGGCAGATAAAGAAGCTTCTCCTCGTACAGGGCACCCGGTTTTCGCGCGGCGGAAAGCAGCCGTTCACCCTTACGGCGACCCTGCCGGCAACAGTGGCAATGGAACGCGAATCCGCAGGGACGACATTCGAGGCGGATACTTCCGGGGAAACGGATATTGTCATAAGCATGCCCCGCGCGCCGGAAAAAGTGCTCAGCATACTCGACCGCGGCAACCAGATCGGGAGCTGGAGCTATGACAAAGAGGCAAAGACGGTTACGGTCAGGCTGACAGAAGGGCGGACAAAGTTCATGGTTTATGGTTTATAGTTTGTAGTAAGTGGTTTATGGTTGTATGGTTGTATGTATGTATGTATGATGAAAATTAATATTCAACGCGACTATAATACAAAGAGGAAAAAATGGATAAACGAGCGGAACTGAAAAGGGAGTATAAAAATACACACCAGCCTATGGGAGTATATCTAATTCGCAACCTCGCAACCGGAAAGGTTCTTGTCGGCAGCAGTGTAAACCTTCCCGCCGCCAGAAACAGGTTTATCGATATGGGTTCGCACGGTAACGCAGAGCTCCAGGAAGACTATA
This sequence is a window from bacterium. Protein-coding genes within it:
- a CDS encoding GIY-YIG nuclease family protein; protein product: MDKRAELKREYKNTHQPMGVYLIRNLATGKVLVGSSVNLPAARNRFIDMGSHGNAELQEDYKKYGANNFSFEVVETLDPVDDPNHDYVGELKVLEDMILDKLQPYGEKGYNTAKK